The following proteins come from a genomic window of Montipora capricornis isolate CH-2021 chromosome 9, ASM3666992v2, whole genome shotgun sequence:
- the LOC138017409 gene encoding uncharacterized protein, whose amino-acid sequence MRKQDDGTVETKLAYFLLRERITRHGTTGESPSQLRCRRSLRSHLDLLRPDVGAKVHAAQARQKKQHDQHSQKRQVEVGNAVNVRNYSGDPKWISGTVIQDTGPLSTTVELQDGTMVRRHPDQLVTRPAGDPSPGFPASVPNSVVQEPAIQNFTLYVFFVLKRGYKE is encoded by the coding sequence ATGAGGAAGCAAGATGATGGCACTGTCGAGACCAAGTTAGCTTATTTTCTGTTGCGCGAACGTATTACCCGTCACGGCACCACTGGTGAATCACCTTCCCAGCTACGATGCAGGCGAAGTCTGAGGTCCCATCTGGACCTACTACGACCAGATGTAGGGGCAAAGGTCCATGCAGCACAGGCAAGGCAAAAGAAACAACATGATCAACACAGCCAGAAGCGCCAAGTAGAAGTTGGGAATGCTGTAAATGTGCGTAACTACTCTGGTGATCCTAAGTGGATCTCAGGGACCGTGATCCAAGATACTGGCCCGTTGTCTACAACAGTGGAGCTGCAAGATGGAACCATGGTTCGTAGACACCCCGACCAGTTAGTTACCCGTCCTGCGGGAGACCCCTCCCCCGGGTTTCCAGCCTCCGTTCCAAATTCCGTGGTGCAGGAACCGGCGATCCAGAATTTCACTTTGtacgttttttttgttttaaagaggGGATATAAGGAATGA